A single genomic interval of Pangasianodon hypophthalmus isolate fPanHyp1 chromosome 8, fPanHyp1.pri, whole genome shotgun sequence harbors:
- the LOC117597866 gene encoding uncharacterized protein LOC117597866 isoform X2, which translates to MAHALKVQAEIHQVPEYQVTAEELEGISLTQTDPDFTRGINPDEFARGSGSDSLADDLDLILTGASPAISRDRRVPSSPPRSGNGVIEISTKVASVTPILKACDAPQRAKRRRLVSKTASLVKRLFTDSVESPTWSPACSTREGGRGSQSVINGRPKRRPKRITAQNRIRKPSDGGESARVPLDLCLSAGFLNDGITPTSLTRKRDLNGSVG; encoded by the exons ATGGCTCATG CTTTAAAAGTTCAAGCTGAAATTCACCAGGTGCCTGAGTATCAGG ttACAGCAGAAGAACTAGAGGGTATTAGCCTCACTCAGACGGATCCAG ATTTTACACGCGGAATTAATCCTGATGAGTTTGCGAGAGGATCGGGAAGCGACAGTCTCGCCGatgatttggatttgattcTAACAGGGGCTTCGCCAGCGATCTCGCGAGATCGCCGCGTTCCCTCCTCTCCTCCGAGAAGCGGAAATGGCGTAATAGAAATATCAACAAAAGTAGCGAGCGTGACACCCATCTTAAAAGCCTGTGACGCGCCTCAGCGAGCGAAGAGACGGAGATTAGTCAGTAAGACAGCGTCTCTAGTGAAGCGATTATTTACAG ATTCAGTCGAATCACCCACATGGTCACCCGCGTGTTCAACCAGGGAAGGGGGTCGTGGATCTCAAAGCGTGATTAACggt agacCGAAGCGGAGACCGAAGCGGATAACGGCCCAGAACCGAATCAGGAAGCCGAGCGATGGCGGAGAGAGCGCCAGAGTCCCACTAGACCTCTGTTTAAGCGCAGGTTTCCTCAACGACGGAATAACG ccaacGTCTCTAACCAGGAAGCGAGACCTGAACGGGTCCGTCGGCTGA
- the LOC117597866 gene encoding uncharacterized protein LOC117597866 isoform X1 codes for MAHALKVQAEIHQVPEYQVTAEELEGISLTQTDPDFTRGINPDEFARGSGSDSLADDLDLILTGASPAISRDRRVPSSPPRSGNGVIEISTKVASVTPILKACDAPQRAKRRRLVSKTASLVKRLFTDSVESPTWSPACSTREGGRGSQSVINETEAETEADNGPEPNQEAERWRRERQSPTRPLFKRRFPQRRNNANVSNQEARPERVRRLRIAPPLRQHRDSGILRLAEITSDLIRDLIRDYSATFSNACEKGFV; via the exons ATGGCTCATG CTTTAAAAGTTCAAGCTGAAATTCACCAGGTGCCTGAGTATCAGG ttACAGCAGAAGAACTAGAGGGTATTAGCCTCACTCAGACGGATCCAG ATTTTACACGCGGAATTAATCCTGATGAGTTTGCGAGAGGATCGGGAAGCGACAGTCTCGCCGatgatttggatttgattcTAACAGGGGCTTCGCCAGCGATCTCGCGAGATCGCCGCGTTCCCTCCTCTCCTCCGAGAAGCGGAAATGGCGTAATAGAAATATCAACAAAAGTAGCGAGCGTGACACCCATCTTAAAAGCCTGTGACGCGCCTCAGCGAGCGAAGAGACGGAGATTAGTCAGTAAGACAGCGTCTCTAGTGAAGCGATTATTTACAG ATTCAGTCGAATCACCCACATGGTCACCCGCGTGTTCAACCAGGGAAGGGGGTCGTGGATCTCAAAGCGTGATTAACg agacCGAAGCGGAGACCGAAGCGGATAACGGCCCAGAACCGAATCAGGAAGCCGAGCGATGGCGGAGAGAGCGCCAGAGTCCCACTAGACCTCTGTTTAAGCGCAGGTTTCCTCAACGACGGAATAACG ccaacGTCTCTAACCAGGAAGCGAGACCTGAACGGGTCCGTCGGCTGAGAATAGCGCCACCTCTCCGCCAGCACCGTGACAGCGGAATCTTGCGACTCGCCGAAATAACGAGCGATTTGATTCGCGACCTGATTCGTGACTACAGCGCCACGTTTTCTAACGCGTGtgaaaaaggttttgtgtgA
- the LOC117597866 gene encoding uncharacterized protein LOC117597866 isoform X3 yields the protein MAHALKVQAEIHQVPEYQVTAEELEGISLTQTDPDFTRGINPDEFARGSGSDSLADDLDLILTGASPAISRDRRVPSSPPRSGNGVIEISTKVASVTPILKACDAPQRAKRRRLVSKTASLVKRLFTDSVESPTWSPACSTREGGRGSQSRPKRRPKRITAQNRIRKPSDGGESARVPLDLCLSAGFLNDGITPTSLTRKRDLNGSVG from the exons ATGGCTCATG CTTTAAAAGTTCAAGCTGAAATTCACCAGGTGCCTGAGTATCAGG ttACAGCAGAAGAACTAGAGGGTATTAGCCTCACTCAGACGGATCCAG ATTTTACACGCGGAATTAATCCTGATGAGTTTGCGAGAGGATCGGGAAGCGACAGTCTCGCCGatgatttggatttgattcTAACAGGGGCTTCGCCAGCGATCTCGCGAGATCGCCGCGTTCCCTCCTCTCCTCCGAGAAGCGGAAATGGCGTAATAGAAATATCAACAAAAGTAGCGAGCGTGACACCCATCTTAAAAGCCTGTGACGCGCCTCAGCGAGCGAAGAGACGGAGATTAGTCAGTAAGACAGCGTCTCTAGTGAAGCGATTATTTACAG ATTCAGTCGAATCACCCACATGGTCACCCGCGTGTTCAACCAGGGAAGGGGGTCGTGGATCTCAAAGC agacCGAAGCGGAGACCGAAGCGGATAACGGCCCAGAACCGAATCAGGAAGCCGAGCGATGGCGGAGAGAGCGCCAGAGTCCCACTAGACCTCTGTTTAAGCGCAGGTTTCCTCAACGACGGAATAACG ccaacGTCTCTAACCAGGAAGCGAGACCTGAACGGGTCCGTCGGCTGA